In Chryseobacterium oranimense, a single window of DNA contains:
- the atpG gene encoding ATP synthase F1 subunit gamma has product MANLKEIRGRITSISSTMQITRAMKMVSAAKLKKAQDAIVMLRPYSEKLQEIIQNVNSSSDPDQVSVYAQKREVKRILFIAVTSNRGLAGAFNSSIVKELNNQFRDKSQYEVEVLTIGKKAFDAVRRTRTVYSNESAVFDNLNFDTVAHVTEGVMTSFREGKFDEVYLIYNKFVNAATQEVTAEQLLPISMAEKAEETQVETDYIFEPNRNEILDNLIPKAIKTQVFKAVLDSVASEHGARMTAMHKATDNAQALKNDLVIFYNKARQAAITNEILEIVSGAEALKNS; this is encoded by the coding sequence ATGGCAAACTTAAAAGAAATACGAGGCAGAATCACGTCAATTTCATCTACGATGCAAATTACCCGTGCTATGAAAATGGTTTCCGCTGCGAAGCTTAAAAAAGCACAGGATGCAATCGTAATGTTGAGACCCTATTCTGAAAAACTGCAGGAAATCATCCAGAATGTAAATTCTAGCTCTGATCCTGATCAGGTTTCTGTTTATGCTCAAAAAAGAGAAGTGAAAAGAATCCTTTTCATCGCTGTTACTTCAAACAGAGGTCTTGCAGGAGCTTTTAACTCATCTATTGTGAAAGAGCTTAACAACCAGTTTAGAGATAAGTCTCAATACGAAGTTGAAGTTCTTACCATCGGTAAAAAAGCTTTTGATGCGGTAAGAAGAACCCGTACAGTATATTCCAACGAAAGTGCTGTTTTTGACAATTTAAACTTTGATACAGTAGCTCATGTTACTGAAGGAGTAATGACCAGCTTTAGAGAAGGTAAATTTGATGAAGTTTATCTGATCTACAACAAATTTGTGAATGCTGCTACCCAGGAAGTAACTGCTGAACAGCTTCTTCCGATTTCTATGGCCGAAAAAGCTGAAGAAACTCAGGTAGAAACAGATTATATCTTTGAGCCGAACAGAAACGAAATCCTGGACAATTTGATTCCTAAAGCAATCAAAACTCAGGTCTTCAAAGCGGTTCTGGATTCTGTTGCATCAGAGCACGGAGCGAGAATGACTGCTATGCACAAAGCTACAGACAACGCTCAGGCTTTAAAGAATGATCTTGTGATCTTCTACAACAAAGCAAGACAGGCTGCTATTACAAACGAAATCCTTGAGATCGTTTCAGGAGCGGAAGCTTTGAAAAATTCTTAA